In the Vicia villosa cultivar HV-30 ecotype Madison, WI unplaced genomic scaffold, Vvil1.0 ctg.000673F_1_1, whole genome shotgun sequence genome, one interval contains:
- the LOC131630368 gene encoding amidase 1-like, producing MESISKIGGGGSFMEHFILQPNHAPNLPLNSLTFSIKDMYDVKGRVSSFGNPDWAKTHLAATCTAPTILNLLEAGATCVGKNIMDEMAYSIMGENIHYGTPKNVNAPDRVPGGSSSGSAVAVASELVDFSMGTDCIGSSRVPASYCGVFGIRPSHSLVSSSGVIPMAQSLDTVGWFARDPKILNKVGSVLLKFPEIHHVKPAQIIIADDCFELSSIPYKALTSLIIKAVEKLYGGSVLKHQNIGSYVNDAVPSLESFSVYNIPPIVALSSSMQYLERYEFKKNHGEWVTAVNPKLGPGISDSVYEALRISGKKIDTCYSVFKESRDAITNLLGDSSVIMMPTVSGPPPKLKTNISQLKNFLSRAFSLQSIAGTSGCCQVSIPIGKYNDVPISISLLASHGADGFLLSLVDKLYEVMQGEEVVN from the exons ATGGAATCAATCTCAAAAATTGGAGGTGGAGGATCATTCATGGAACATTTCATTTTACAACCCAACCATGCACCTAATCTTCCTTTGAACTCACTTACATTTTCAATCAAAGACAT gTATGATGTGAAAGGACGTGTGTCTAGTTTTGGAAATCCTGATTGGGCAAAGACTCATCTAGCTGCTACTTGCACTGCTCCAACTATTTTGAACTTATTAGAAGCTGGTGCCACTTGTGTTGGTAAAAATATCATGGATGAAATGGCTTACAG TATAATGGGAGAGAATATACATTATGGCACACCGAAAAATGTGAATGCTCCAGATAGGGTTCCTGGAGGATCTTCAAGTGGATCTGCTGTTGCTGTTGCTTCAGAGCTTGTGGATTTCTCTATGGGAACAGATTGCATAGGAAGTAGCAGAGTTCCAGCATCCTATTGCGGTGTTTTCGGTATCCGTCCTTCACACAGTCTTGTCTCATCATCAGGAGTTATTCCTATGGCACAGAGTTTGGATACCGTAG GATGGTTTGCAAGGGATCCAAAGATTTTGAACAAAGTTGGAAGTGTACTTCTGAAATTTCCGGAAATACATCATGTGAAACCTGCTCAAATAATTATTGCTGATGATTGTTTTGAGCTTTCAAGCATTCCATACAAAGCTCTTACATCACTCATCATCAAAGCAGTTGAGAAGTTATATGGAG GTAGTGTTCTAAAGCATCAAAACATTGGCAGTTATGTGAATGATGCAGTTCCAAGCTTGGAAAGTTTTAGCGTGTACAACATTCCACCAATAGTCGCACTGTCAAGTTCCATGCAATATCTTGAAAG GTATGAGTTCAAGAAAAACCACGGTGAATGGGTTACTGCTGTGAACCCTAAACTAGGACCTGGAATTTCTGACAGTGTATATGAAGCTCTAAGGATAAGTGGAAAAAAAATTGATACTTGTTATTCTGTGTTTAAAGAATCTCGTGATGCTATTACTAATCTTCTCGGA GATTCAAGTGTTATTATGATGCCAACGGTTTCAGGTCCGCcgccaaaactcaaaacaaataTATCACAATTGAAGAATTTTCTCTCAAGGGCTTTTAGCTTGCAGTCCATTGCTGGAACATCTGGATGCTGCCAG GTGAGTATACCAATTGGGAAGTATAATGATGTTCCTATATCAATCTCATTGTTGGCTAGTCATGGAGCAGATGGATTCTTGCTTAGTCTTGTTGACAAACTTTATgaagttatgcaaggggaagaagTAGTAAACTAA